One Elaeis guineensis isolate ETL-2024a chromosome 10, EG11, whole genome shotgun sequence genomic window carries:
- the LOC140851947 gene encoding proteinase inhibitor-like — translation MGGLCRRSPDPGGEACPGKKAWPELVLKKADVAVSTIESENRYIDNIQVVRQRPPQVECCNRVFVVVDDQDTVVEIPYIG, via the exons ATGGGAGGTTTATGTCGTAGGTCCCCTGACCCTGGTGGTGAGGCATGCCCCG GGAAGAAGGCATGGCCAGAGCTGGTATTGAAGAAGGCGGACGTGGCGGTGAGCACCATAGAGAGCGAGAATAGGTACATCGATAACATCCAAGTAGTGCGTCAGAGGCCCCCGCAAGTTGAGTGCTGCAACCGAGTCTTTGTTGTTGTTGATGACCAAGACACGGTGGTGGAGATCCCCTATATTGGTTGA